A window from Mangifera indica cultivar Alphonso chromosome 2, CATAS_Mindica_2.1, whole genome shotgun sequence encodes these proteins:
- the LOC123208473 gene encoding agamous-like MADS-box protein AGL103 — MAPSNSRQFNKRKLTLKKKAQQLQTLSDVTVCMVCFDADGEVTTWPEDKSQVDEKIINYKLTQAGEGSKEKLKSNLNLLGFLDSKKRKIQKSKKKDFGNLFATWEANLNKLQEKELVALCNCLELKLWGVREKIKVLTKMKEKGKAIQVYNNNGDNSENFVPWGGNCNENIRFVGESSNCDKILNPFDSMVYQTPLHEALPMSIRQSPWPF; from the coding sequence ATGGCTCCCTCAAATTCAAGACAATTCAACAAGCGAAAATTAACGTTGAAGAAGAAAGCTCAGCAGCTGCAGACACTGAGCGATGTCACGGTGTGCATGGTGTGCTTTGACGCCGACGGCGAGGTCACCACGTGGCCGGAGGACAAATCTCAGGTTGATGAAAAGATCATCAACTACAAATTAACTCAAGCCGGTGAGGGATCAAAAGAGAAGCTCAAGAGTAACCTAAACCTTTTAGGTTTCTTGGACAGCAAGAAACGAAAAATCCAGAAATCAAAGAAGAAGGATTTTGGGAATTTGTTTGCAACGTGGGAAGCGAATTTGAACAAATTGCAGGAAAAGGAGCTGGTGGCTCTGTGTAATTGCTTGGAGTTGAAGTTGTGGGGCGTAAGAGAGAAGATTAAGGTGCTGAcgaaaatgaaggaaaagggCAAAGCAATTCAAGTTTACAATAACAATGGAGATAACAGTGAGAATTTTGTTCCTTGGGGAGGAAATTGTAATGAAAATATTCGTTTTGTGGGAGAGAGTAGTAATTGTGATAAGATTTTGAATCCTTTTGATTCCATGGTTTATCAAACACCATTGCATGAAGCTCTGCCGATGTCCATTAGGCAATCCCCATGGCCGTTCTGA